The following nucleotide sequence is from Mesobacillus jeotgali.
TCATAACCGTCATTTGTATTGAGGAAATAAAAGGTGTTCTCGGCCACACGGTCCTCTTTTATTTTTACAGAGAGGGAACGAACATTGAACAAAGCGGTCTCGCGGACCTGACCCGCTGACCATCCTTCTTTTTTCAAAAGCTTCGAATCAATCAGCCTGTATGTTGTGCCTAAATCCAAAGCATAATAGATCCTTGTTTCGGCGGTATGATCATCATAAAGGAATGGAACTCCTTCCTCAGCTTCCGTTGGGAATGATGTCGAACGGATGACAGGAAAAATATTTTTTTCCTTTCCTGACAATTCGAGCTGGCTTTCCATCGCATTGAGGCCTTCCGATACATAATAGACCACCTCATCAATCGCTTTTTCCTTTTGATCCTGCCACTTAGCGACAATCCCAGGCAAAGCGATGGTAATGCCGCGTCCAGTTGTTATATTTTCAATTCTCAACTGATCCTTTTCCCTGTCATAGGAAAAAGTCCGGTCGGGGTGTTGAAGACGATTCTCCAGCTCTTTTCGCATTTTTCTGCTATCCATAGTACTGCCCTCCATTTCTTCAGGAGTTTCTGCAACTCATTTTACATGAAATTTCCCTCCACCTCAAAAGATGGAGGGAAAGATTTAAGCAAGACCTTCAATGAAATTTTCGATTTCAGTCTGTGTCTTTCTGTTCTTGCTGACAAAACGGCCAAGCTCTTTGCCATTTTCAAAAGCGACAAAGCTAGGAATGCCGAAAACATCCAGCTGGATGCAAAGATAGATAAAATCATC
It contains:
- a CDS encoding DUF1444 domain-containing protein — protein: MDSRKMRKELENRLQHPDRTFSYDREKDQLRIENITTGRGITIALPGIVAKWQDQKEKAIDEVVYYVSEGLNAMESQLELSGKEKNIFPVIRSTSFPTEAEEGVPFLYDDHTAETRIYYALDLGTTYRLIDSKLLKKEGWSAGQVRETALFNVRSLSVKIKEDRVAENTFYFLNTNDGYDASRILNTSFLNEMKKRMKGTMTVAVPHQDVLIIADVENNTGYDILAQMTMSFFASGRVPITALSFLYEDGELEPIFILGKTKKE